The sequence CGATCGCCCCTACCCGGTGCCGGGTGTGGTCCGATCGCCCCCACCCCGCTCAGAGCAGCGTCTTCAGCTTCTCGGCGAGCAGGTCCCAGCGCCACTTCTCCTCGACCCAGGCCCGGCCCCGCTCCCCCATGCGCCGCCGCAGTTCCGGGTCGCCGAGCAGCGCGACGATCCGGTCCGCCGACTCCTCGGCACTGCCGCCGCGCACCACCCACCCGGTCTCGCCGTCGAGCACCGCGTCCGGAGCGCCGCCCGAGTCGCCCGCCACCACCGGCAGCCCGGTCGCGGACGCCTCCAGGTAGACGATGCCGAGCCCCTCCACGTCCAGGCCGCCGCGCCGGGTGCGGCACGGCATGGCGAAGACGTCCCCCGCGCCGTAGTGCGCGGGCAGTTCCGCCCACGGCACCGGGCCGGTGAAGCGCACCGAGTCCAGCACACCCGTCTCGGCGGCCAGCCGCTTCAGCTCCTTGGCGTACGGGCCGCCGCCGACGATCAGGAGCACGGCGTCCGGCTCCCGCGCCAGGATCGCGGGCATGGCGAGGATCAGCGTGTCCTGGCCCTTGCGCGGCACGAGCCGCGACACACAGACGACGACGGGCCGGTCGGAGAGGCCGAGGCGGGCCCTGACCCTGTCCCCGCCGGAGGCCGGGTGGAAGGTCTTCTCGTCGACGCCCGGCGGCAGCTGGACCATGCGTCCGGCCGCCTCGGGGCCGAGGGCGGCGGCGATCCGGGAGCGGGTGTACTCACCGAGGTAGGTGAGGGTGTCCGTGCCCTCGCCGATCCGGC is a genomic window of Streptomyces sp. NBC_01237 containing:
- a CDS encoding glycosyltransferase family 4 protein; translation: MDKTLIVTNDFPPRPGGIQAFLHNMALRLDPGQLVVYASTWKRSAEGVAATAAFDAEQPFTVVRDRTTMLLPTPRVTRQAVRLLREHDCASVWFGAAAPLGLMAPALRRAGARRIVATTHGHEAGWAQLPASRQLLRRIGEGTDTLTYLGEYTRSRIAAALGPEAAGRMVQLPPGVDEKTFHPASGGDRVRARLGLSDRPVVVCVSRLVPRKGQDTLILAMPAILAREPDAVLLIVGGGPYAKELKRLAAETGVLDSVRFTGPVPWAELPAHYGAGDVFAMPCRTRRGGLDVEGLGIVYLEASATGLPVVAGDSGGAPDAVLDGETGWVVRGGSAEESADRIVALLGDPELRRRMGERGRAWVEEKWRWDLLAEKLKTLL